In a single window of the Acyrthosiphon pisum isolate AL4f chromosome X, pea_aphid_22Mar2018_4r6ur, whole genome shotgun sequence genome:
- the LOC103307814 gene encoding carcinine transporter: protein MDNSDSEKKKKINEVDLDEVLPIIGEFGRYQKLLLWLVCLPACIPCGFGAFNQLFMSDVPPHWCSEPQLYNFTAEQRKRIYEQSNVTQVKNGCMRYAVNWTEVLVSSEVHENLEQLVNESWPLEKCNSWEYDTSFVKSSIVIDFDLVCEHDIYPTVGLAALNLGGPIGVYFFGVLNDRIGRRKSYFLCLATLIVGSLLTACAMNFWWWAMSRVIVGLTIPAVYQIPFIISLELVGPNYRSFITVMTCMFYTLGLVLLSGVTYYVRNWVYLALATSTPFTLYFIYWWFLPESPRWLLAKGRIEEALKILETLARINGTVLPDSFKQKLKQKMMMERTLSEEKRLKEGPGVLALCRTPNMRLKTILITFNWFANDMVYIGLSYYGPSLGQNQYLSFLLSSVVEVPSCLVCWLLMDRWGRRWPLCLAMTLSGISCIVTVTLPPDAVITTLVLFLFSKFTISASFLIIYPFAGELYPTQLRGIGIGTSAYIAGLGLVLIPFINYLGRENLVLPLFIMGILSVIGGITGLRLPETLHYKLPQSVEEGEEFGKNWTMADCITCVPKRPSEHSNSYEDLTEKLEMSPTTETTAFATGSAGGRSKFTRQQSTMETPLDSSGVVKMTCWF from the exons ATGGATAACAGTGAttcggaaaaaaaaaagaaaatt AATGAAGTGGACTTGGACGAGGTCTTGCCAATCATCGGAGAGTTTGGACGATATCAAAAGTTATTGTTGTGGCTCGTCTGTCTGCCCGCATGTATACCATGCGGTTTCGGAGCGTTCAACCAACTGTTCATGTCTGACGTTCCCCCACATTGGTGTTCGGAACCACAACTGTATAATTTTACTGCGGAACAGAGAAAACGAATTTATGAACAA AGTAACGTCACTCAAGTAAAAAATGGATGTATGCGGTATGCAGTTAATTGGACAGAAGTCTTGGTGTCTTCCGAAGTCCACGAAAATTTGGAACAGTTGGTGAACGAAAGTTGGCCTTTGGAGAAATGTAACAGTTGGGAATACGATACGAGTTTCGTAAAGTCTTCAATTGTAATCGAT TTCGATTTGGTCTGCGAACATGACATATACCCGACGGTCGGATTAGCAGCTCTAAACTTAGGAGGACCCATTGGAGTGTATTTTTTCGGTGTGTTAAATGACAG aaTCGGAAGGAGGAAGTCGTATTTTTTGTGTTTGGCTACATTAATTGTCGGTAGCTTGTTAACAGCTTGCGCAATGAATTTCTGGTGGTGGGCCATGTCCAGAGTAATCGTAGGTTTGACTATACCGGCTGTTTATCAAATACCatttattatat CTCTGGAACTTGTCGGACCTAACTACAGGTCGTTCATTACTGTGATGACGTGTATGTTCTACACACTCGGCCTGGTGTTGTTGTCCGGCGTTACGTACTACGTGCGAAATTGGGTGTACTTGGCATTGGCGACGTCCACCCCGTTCACACTGTACTTCATATACTGGTg GTTCTTACCGGAATCGCCGAGATGGTTACTGGCCAAAGGCCGGATCGAAGAGGCGCTGAAAATACTCGAAACCCTGGCCAGGATCAACGGGACCGTGCTCCCAGATTCGTTCAAACAGAAACTGAAG CAAAAAATGATGATGGAACGCACTCTGAGCGAAGAAAAACGATTGAAAGAAGGGCCAGGGGTGTTGGCCCTGTGTAGAACGCCGAACATGCGCTTGAAGACCATTTTGATAACGTTCAACTG GTTCGCCAACGACATGGTGTATATTGGACTGAGTTATTACGGTCCATCGTTGGGACAAAATCAATACTTGAGCTTTCTGCTGTCGTCCGTCGTGGAAGTGCCTAGCTGCCTGGTATGTTGGCTGCTCATGGACCGATGGGGTCGCCGGTGGCCTCTGTGCCTGGCGATGACGTTGAGCGGCATCAGTTGCATCGTCACCGTCACCCTGCCACCAG ATGCTGTGATCACTACCCtggttttgtttttgttttccaaGTTCACGATATCGGCTTCGTTTTTAATAATCTATCCATTTGCCGGTGAACTCTATCCGACACAATTGCGTGGCATTGGAATTGGAACCTCTGCGTACATCGCTGGTCTTGGTTTGGTATTAATAccatttattaactatttg GGACGTGAAAATTTAGTTTTGCCACTGTTTATAATGGGCATACTATCAGTGATTGGTGGGATCACTGGTCTCCGTCTTCCTGAGACATTGCATTATAAGTTACCGCAGTCAGTTGAAGAGGGAGAAGAATTCGGGAAGAACTGGACTATGGCGGATTGTATAACCTGTGTTCCCAAAAG GCCGTCGGAGCATTCGAATTCGTACGAAGACCTAACTGAAAAACTAGAAATGTCTCCTACGACAGAAACGACGGCATTTGCAACAGGGAGTGCTGGTGGCAGATCTAAATTCACTAGACAACAGAGCACCATGGAAACTCCACTAGACTCTTCAGGCGTAGTCAAAATGACTTGCTggttttag